The Anopheles gambiae chromosome 2, idAnoGambNW_F1_1, whole genome shotgun sequence genomic sequence CTTGATTTTTTCTCGGAGCTCTAGAATTTCAAGTCGCTTTCGTAGGGAAGCCACTTCATCTTCGGGAGTTACATAATGTGATTCGTTCTGTGCGTCTTGGTCGATTTCAATACTTGTTGCATTATCTCCACCCATTTCGGCAAGTGCACATTTAACATCAACCTCCGGAAGAGCAGGAGCACTGATGTTTGCAGCATGCTTTCCACGTGCATCGGCCATCGTACTCTTAACCTCAATCTCTGCCGGGACAGAAGCACCACCAACAACGCTGGTGTGTAGCTGGCGAATTTCGCGAATGGTGGCAGCGGGACCTATCGAAATTCCAGCATTTTCAAGGGTGCAAATCATTGTAtcttttgtttccatttctgACCGATTTTCCACGGTTGtcccacttctgagatgtaaATTCCATAAGTCTTAAAACACGTGTTTTCTATCCGAATCTTCAATGTAGATTcgcttttctttattttattttttgacagttcatatGACATTTTACATCAAGGTTGTTCGAACGAGACggtaatattttaaaacggTACTTAAGCTAAAGGTATGATCTCTGCCAAGGGACATATTATACAGATGTGATTTTGTATACTCTACAACagcaattttaaattattaataaatCAATGAAGTAAGCATAGTGTACTCAAAATAATGATCTGAAAAGATTAAATGAAAAGTAGATAGACCGTAGATTATTTCCGTCTACGTCTAAACCGTTGTTATGAAATCTATCCATTTAAATAACTGCTGACAATGTCAATAGTTAATTAATTAGATGTGTTCGAACATACTAAGAATATTTTAATGATTGTGAAATTGTGGAGCAatttttgccaaaaaaaacaaagatgtCAAATAGAAATGGGTTGAAAGATGTTGTTACATGTTGTTCTTTGTTTCTACATTACATACATTACccaatgttttgtttcatatttcatatGAGTTTAAGGATATTCCaatgaaacaaaccaaaaacaaacttcACATAACTTTACGACAGACAAGaattttttatagttttcttTCAGTATGAGCATCATGCCATAAAATACGTGTTTTAGGATCTACTGTCTATTTCCCCGAGTTGCGCGATTTTTCTAATTTTGACAAGTTATTCAAGCCTATCATATACTTCAAACGACTCTCGAATCCATCGGAAGCTCCAGAATTGAACGGAAGAATATTTGGTATCATATTCGCCGTTCGAATCGATGAAGGTTTCGTCgacttttttgttcttgttccaGCGCGCTTGACAGTTGGTCCAAGCAACCGGTGAACCGAGTAAGTGTAAACAAACTGATTGAGCACTTattcttttaaataaataatttccaaATTTTTGTTATAAATGGGTTAAATGTGAGTGATAAAAATGTTATTAGACATGTGTTGAATATAATTATAAATGTAGACAGCGGTCACAGTTAATTAAATGGTTGAATTTGCGTGTTTCCGACAGCTAGGGCTGTCGGGAGAAAATCACTCGAATCTGCCTACTCGATCGACATATATGATACCAATTTATGCTTCATCAACTCAAAACTGCCGGCGGAAAAGCAACTTATCAAAAGATagcaaaatgaacaaaatgaaCATTCGAGTGAATTTTCTTAAATGCCGAACGCAATATGATAGGCCTGATTGTCTAATCAGTAAATTTTCACCatcaattgtttgttttttgttgttaattttattttttttaatatacacAGTTATCTAAATAGTCTGcatgtattaaataaataaatatatccctagaacgcattattcgcatAAAGACAGTACATCATTATCGGGTTTTCATATAAGAGACAAGATTGGTTGagtttataaaataatatactGATATATTTAATATAAGTCTTACAATTATGTATGATGTATAAGTGTGTGTACAATTCTAAGtagccggtctggtggtacagtcgtcaactcgaacgacttaacaacacgcccgtcatgggttcaagccccgaatagaccttgcccccatacgtaggactgactatcctgctatggtaacaataagtcattgaaagccaagctcacttcactagtgggtgggtataggcaggccttgaccggcagcggttgttgtgccaaatagaagaagaagaagttacaATTATGATTTCTTTGTGGTTACAAggaaacaaataaatgttgttgatattttgcatgatttattttgttagcgtctattattttttatattatttgatGAAATAGGTTAATAGAATCCACATCACTTATTATTGATGTGTAGGATTGCGCCCTACACTAGATTACCTTAAACTCGCGATTCGAGTTTcaaagggagcaaaaatcagcaCGATACCAGATACACCTGAGAGCGCTGACAAGTCTCAAGTAAGAGCTACCCGCCAAGGACTCTGTACAGGATTTGCCAGCTGGGTGATTTGAAGatatagaacaataaattctgACTCCACAATCTGTGCTGTTAACTGAATTCTGCATGTATTTCTTGGGGTAGTTATTACAAAGTGCTGTGTTCCGTTAGCGATGTTTACCTTTTGGGGTTTGTACGCTGGCTtaatttcccctctttccgtgaacatacaaatgtttcctTATGATTAGCCAATACACCACCCTTTGACCCCATAGTTTGCATAATTAACTATGAAGATGGCGCTACTGTGAAGTATGGAATAGTTGTGTTATTGCCTCGAGATGGCGCTGCTCTTGGTTTTACGGCTTACTTCGCGTATACAACAAATTGCCTACATTTGGCGCATTTAAATCCTAAACAATTGATATTCATTTTGCTttatatttaacaaaaaaaaagtataattatgcgtaaaattataataaaattgaTACAACGTTTTTaacagttttatttattatttttcgaGAATATAATTATATAGTCTGGGGGAGTTAAGGTTAATCCACAATTTCCTGTTAAATCAATCAACATAGCATCCTCAGGAGATATCCGAATCCAATCGTAATGATACACTATATTGGCGATGTACAAATGAAGAATATTTCTAGCAAGCTCTTCGCCCAAACACATACGTTTACCGACTTGAAATGGAAGAAAGTAGTTTGGAATGGAGAAGCGCCCCTCTAAATCCAGGAACCGTTCTGGCTTGAAAGTGTTTGGCGCGTTGAATAGTATAGGATTCATGTGCACAGCCCATACTACAGGCATGATCATTGTATTTgatggaattttaaaatcaccaaTCTTTATTTCCTgggaaatataaaatataaagaatAATGTTAGAGAATAAGATCAGAATACGTTGTATTGACGTAACGTGTACTTCAAGAACCATTGTTACCTTAGTTGTTCCATGAGGTATACCAAGCGGAACAACGGTACGAATTCGCTGCACTTCCGCGATGGTTGCCCGTAAATAGGGCAAAGCCTCCACATCTTTCAACGAAGGTGGCTCATTCACGACCAGTCTTTGTCTCAGTTCTTCTCGAAGACGCTTTTGAACAGTTGGATATAGGGCGATATATAGCAAAGCCCATCGAATCGTAGTAAATGTAGTATCCACACCTGCCCCGAACAAGTCTGCCATCAAATGGCGTAGCTGTATGTCATCGCAAAATGCAGCATCCGGTCGACCTGCTTCTTGTCGTTTTGCGGcttcttttaaaaaatatgttaatatGCACTCCTCCTGCTCTTCAATAAATGTATCACAAGAACGCAACTTGCTTCGTTGATGGGATATCAAAGCATCATAAATAGCatgtgtttgatgttttccACTGAGAAGAAAATTGATTGTTCTACGAGTAGAAGGTAAATATCTAGAGAAAATAGACGATGTGAATAGAATAGTTATTTAATAATATCTTCAGCTATCTTTGAATCCATGTGACAAAATCAAATTCGTAAATTTACCTCAAAAATGGTAAGAAGTTCACAGCCATAGATACTCCAATATGCTTCACACCTTCTTCTTGAAGGTGCTGTAAATATTTCCATGTAACATTGTTCTTTTCGTATTTTATACCAAAAACTAaatcatttaataaatttcCGAGCACGTGATGTATGATAGGAGATGGGTTTAAACCTTGTGGTGCCTTATCTACCATATTATCAATGTCCTTTCGAAAGGGCGAAAAAACATATATAAGCATGTAAATTATATAGAATGTAACACTTAATTCGAAATAACAAAACTTAGTtaaataataacataaaacactTAGTTAAGAGATAACAAGTTTTCAAAAATGAACGAGGAACAACTCAAAAACATATTATAAAATTACTATCGCAAAAAAATGCGTTTTTATTGAATACAGTGATTAAATTGAAGCTATGTTCATCGTTAAGTAGTGCGCAAAATGTATGTTAAAAGTATATGACGATAAGCTCTATTGAGCATGTATTATGTAacataaatgtgtttttctcccAATGGTTTAGGTAGTCtatatttgatatttgttatttgtttaaattcaaCGGACCGCATGGCCCTCTCGAAGCATTACAGTATAGTTCGGTAATCCGCACTTTTTTGAGTCCGCGTTTTGACGtcaataatattatttttttaatcattgttCACTACTTTTGACGAAACACTGTTCTCATGAATTTAGTTGACAAAAGTACGGATTATCGAGGCGCAGATTATCGAGCGTGCAGATTAAAAAAGTGCGGATTACCGAGCGTATACTGTAATATTATACCtaaaaattaacattttcaCAAAATACATGTATACGtttagttataaaatcagTCAATCACTCTGTCAATAAAATTAGGACGTAGAAGGACTAACGGCACGGATATTGTTTAGTAGCTCGGCGCGCGACATGTCTGGTTGATGACgatccaaggtggatttaaaaatatcaggtggtggactctagtgcattttgacaattcgtcacttgacgtaaggtccccaggattcaaactttgtttacatttattaaatttgttcatataatttatctatcccattttttcgattaaatattctttaaaaaaatattttggactttgcgagttcttatttaacataaaAACATAGATCAAAGTgagttattttgtgttattccgtgaatttattctaattttgaatttattctgttttcgacatttttgatgataaaaactaagaaatcattatttttttccaattttcacattaattcctcattatctacgagccgcatggacaatttacgtgagataagaactcttactcacatgattttaaatttcgtgcataaacaaattataaaatcttttgttaataaatctcatattttcgataaaatcaatagacacacaaaaatcaacataataacaaagaaatctgttctatttgctaagctttgtatgcggaaaccaatgtttaacggttttaaaatgacgtaaagtcccttaACTAtgccgaccccccaaaggcccttatccaccacctgatatttttaatccacctagggtaaacgtacctatagtggtgctagtaccaatagtggtggtattgcactaaaatgcgtctcatacgataaattaacagtagttaagtttTTTATGATAGTGTTaaatgttctctagccttttacaaaggatttaaaaatgaaatggggccattccgtttcttagtgaccgaaaaatccattattttgtgaaaggtatcaacatttttccaaaatccttaggatttcataacgatactcatattcttgttaacgttctaaatgaccacataacaatgcaattattagttttttaacataattgttatcaaattatattgttttattcaaattcattggcttttgaccatatttacgtatttttaggTGTTgtttacgatagtgccattataggtacaccaaacaggcatgttcctatagtggtcctagttctaaaatcaataaaaacagctaattttagatttttttcgacgacatttttgacatgtcgtactgttttcattaaaataagcaacaaaaattagttttctgtaagtaatttatgaaacaaaggccaaaattcgcttatgtggctgagtgaaaaatcgacttcaaatcaagcataCTCTTCTGAGTATGGATTGACGACAGGTTGTTCTGTATTTACTGTTGTGAGTTCACTGGTTTATTAGAAAAAATACTTCGGGTTTACACAATTCGTTTTATACGCGATAACAATGGCAATCggagagaaaagaagaagtcCAAAAAGCGCGGACGCAAGCGGCGTGGTCTGCTTGGATGACAGCTGTTGACGTCTGTCACTTATCCTGCGTTCACATACATAACATTTCCTCCCTGCTTTAATAAAGATGCTTCTAGGGAGAAAATTTCTTGGGCGGCTGCCGGAGTCTGGTCGAACGACGCAAAGTTGTTGACACGTTTCCTGGTGGTTGTGGGCTGGAAGGTGGTGTTGAGAAGGTCTCATCCTCCAAATCGTCATCAGCTGTTACTGTTGTGTCTTTGGCTTTCTCAGGtactttattcaaacactgATATAACAGTACACatcataaataataacaagCACAATACACACTATATATACTcggccgcgcgccagccgtaCCGTGCCCTGCCGGGAGCCCTGCTCGACCGGCAGCTCGCAACACCTGCTTGTCcgagcgcacaacacacactaagcggcccgcgcttagtgtgtgtacgacagtgtgcgtgacacactgtcgtcccctgGACATTGACCAGTGGTAGCACAActaccacggcaagtccaggggtcggcacggctgcccacaacagtTACGACCTGCTCTGGTTCTGCTGGGGCTGACGGTGCTGCGTGGCCATAGAAACGAAGCCTTCTAGTAGCGGTACTTGAAGATACAGCTAGTGGTGTCGATGTGGTAGTCGTTGCAACCGGTGGTGAGATTGCAGCTGAATAACTTTCTTCTTCATCGTTGGTCTTCATTTCAAACCGTCGAATTTGATCAATGTGCCGCTTCAAATGTTGACCGTTGTACAACACATCGTAATGTAGGTCTCCCAATCGGGCGAAGATGGTAGCCGGAATCCACTTGTCCATGCGCGTGTTGCCTGATAGTACGTAGACGGACTGTCCAGGTGGCAAAGTTCGAAACGCAGGCCGGAACTGGGCTTTTTGTCTTTCGGAGACACTGGCGTGAACAGCTTGTGGTCTCACGAGGTCGAGTCGAGTACGAATGTTTCGTCCAAGAAACAGTTTGGCTGGAGAGTCTTTCGTCTCGGCGTGTGGAGTTTTACGGAAATGCTGTAGGAATGTGTTTAAGTTGCGTGTGAGGTTAGCGCTTGTTGTTCCCATAGCTTTGAGACCATTTTTCACCGTTTGGACATAACGTTCGGCTTGTCCATTGGTTGCTGGGTGGCAAGGTGCGGTGAGTTTGTGATATTTGACTCCACTCTTTTGCAGGAACTCTTTAAACTCCTTTGCGGTGAACTGAGTACCGTTATCGGATACTACGGTGATCGGTACTCCATACGTTGCAAAGAGTTCGTCTAGAATTTtaattgttgctgctgaagttatagtgtttttttgcttgacTTCGACCCATTTACTAAAAGCGTCGACAACAATTAACAGCATAGTGTTGCATACGGGACCAGCGAAGTCAATATGGATGCGCTCCCAGGGAGCACTCGGATACTCCCAGTGATGGCTGTCGAACCTGGGAGGTGTTGGTCCATAACGAGCACATGCGTGACACTCCTTAGCTGTTTTCTCTATATCGGCGTCGATGCCGGGCCAGTAGACATATGATCGGGCTAAGGCTTTCATCCTAACGATGCCGAAGTGTGCCACATGCAAATCGTTAAGAATGGCTTGACGTAGTGTGCTTGGTATGACTACTCGGTGCTCAAAGAGTAAACAGTTGGCTGCGATTGTGTACTTCGATTCGGGTGCTTTGTATCCATATTGTCCGAGGTTTTGACCTTGCTCAAGGTGTTGAAGGATTTTTCCTAGGTGAGGATCTTTGCGTGTTTCTCGAGCAATGTGCTCTGCTCTTACTGGCAGTTGTTCGATTTGGACATGCGCAAATTGTTCAAAATCGTCGCCTGAGCTTCTTCCCTCGTATTTGAATTGGTTGACattagaattgttcggaattCTCGAACAGTAGTCAGCGTTCGTGTTGAGATTTGTAGGCTTGAATACAACATCGAAGTTGAAGTGTGCCAAGTAGTCAGCATAATTCGCCATTCTGCTAATACACAACGTTGGAAGGGATTTCTCGGGGTGTAGAATTTGTGTTAGCGGTTTATGGTCCGTCACTAAAGTAAATTTACGTGCATACAAATAGTTAAAGAACTTTTTCACTGCCCACACGATTGCTAACGCCTCTTTGTCTATCTGCGGATACTTTTGCTCTGTTTTGGACATCGTGCAGCTAGCATAAGCTATGGGACGTTCCGTTCCGTCAGACAATCGGTGTGATAGTACGGCTCCCAAACCGGTTTTGCTGGCATCCGTGGCTAAGATGACGGGAAGTGTAGAATCGTGTTGTACCAAGACTTGCGGTGAGATTAGCGCTTCCTTAATATCTTGGTAGGGTTCATCCGCGTCGTCATTCCATTCGAATGTCTGCGCTGTGAGCAAATCACGTAAGCTACGAGCTCGTGTTGAAAGGTTCGGAATGAACGAACTGTAATAGGTAGCTTTGCCTAAAAATAGCTGCAGCTTTTCCGGGGTGTTTGGACGTGGAGCATCACGGATTGCGGCAATGTGTTTGTCGGATTTGTGCAACCCATGGCGATCGATCTTGTGACCAAGACACCCTAACGAAGGAACAGCAAATACACATTTCGCTCGGTTAAGCCGGAGTCCGTTATCTTTCAGTTTCTGTAGTGTACCTTTGAGGGTTTCGAGCAGGTTGTCGAAATTGGCTGCGGCTACGATTATGTCGTCGTAAAAATTGACCACGTTGTTTAGGTCTTGCAGAACGCTTTCCATACGCCTTTGCCATATTGCTGGGATATTGGCGGCTCCATACACTGCTCTGGTCGGTCGGATGAGACCATGTGTAACAGTGTTTAGCGTAAGGACGTGCTTGAAATCATCGTCTATAGGAAGATGCGTGTAAGCATCGGTTAAATCGAGATGACAAAAGAAGGCAGCTCCCTTGAGTTTGTTAAAAATGTCCTCGACCTTCGGGATGGGGTGTTCATCGACTATCATACGAGGATTAACAGTCGGTTTGTAATTACCCGTAATTCTGATGTTCCCGTTCTTTTTAACAAcgatgtgtgtgggtgaagCCCATTCGGAGTAGTCAACTCGTTCGTAAAAGCCTGCTGCAATCTTTTTGTTGATTTCTGCTGCGTAACGCTCTCGCAGAGAAAGTGGCACCTCTCTAGCCTTAGAAAAAATAGGTGTGGCGCCAGGCTTTAGATGTACTTTTGCCGGGGGACCAATTAGCTTTCCAGGGGTATCGCTAAAAACTTCtcgaaaattttccaaaagaTCATTGAGTTTCGTTTTTTGAATGGCTGATGGTTCTGTGTCAGTGACTGATTGGACAGAAACATTAGGAGCAAACATGGAATTTATATCGATCTGATCTGAAAACTGCGCGATCCATTCTCTACCGAATAACGGCTCGGATGTTCCCGAAACAACATAAACGTTTAGTTTTCTATTTGCAGACCCCATGGCTACGTTAACTGGCAAACGTCCTAAACAGGTGATGCTGTGACCTGAATAGCTAGAAAACTGTCGTTCGGATGGAAGTAAGCggaattgttttttaattgtttttaactTTGCTTCCGAAATAATACCGCATGGGGCTCCTGTGTCAAGCTCCATGTGTAAAGGATGTCCATCGATCGTAACTTCTACCATTTTCTTCCCGGATGGCGAAGTTGTTTGTAGGGCATTTAGCGTTTGTACGTAATCGATGGAGGCTTCTGGGCGGGTGTTTACGGGATTAATAGAAACTTCATCGTGGTTAGTTTTCCGAGATCTACACACTTTAGAAATGTGTCCCTTTTTGTTGCACGTGTTGCAACTGGCATCACGAAAACGACATTGATTTCGAAGGTGGTTTCCACCACAACCATTGCACATACCTGGATTTGTTGTACCTTGTTTTGGTTTACCTTGGGACGTTTCTCGCCGCGTTGACTTGCTGGGCTTCGACGTAGCACGAGATGCAGGTGTCTTCTTTGTCTTCGGCTGCTCGTAACCCAACTTATTCGTTGATTCGACGGACGGCATCCCTGCGTTAACCTCCTGCgcggtgttgtgtgttgcttcCAGCGTGATGGCGATCTCACATGCATCTTTAAAGGTTACTGGATTCTTTGCGATAATCTCGTCGCAAATACCACGTTCCATTAGTCCGTGTAGCAATTTTTCGATGAGCATGCGGTCCAAGAACTCTCCGTAATCACAATGAGCAGCTCCCTGCTTCAGGCGTAGTGTGAATTGTGCGATGCTTTCCCCTTGCTGCTGCGTAATTTGCCGGAACTTAATGCTTTCGACAAACTTATTGCGCTGTTTGTCAAAATGCGTTTCGAGCGTTTTCCGGAGATCCTTGTACAGAATCTCTTGCGGTAGCTTCGGTGCAATCAGGAACTTTAGCGCGTTGTTTAACTCGGCTCCCATGTGGACTCTCGCGTAATCGGCATACTTTTCGGTAGGGATACCGTTCAGCTGCAGGGCCCATTCCATTCGGTCGAAATAGTCGCAGACGGTCCCTTCGGGGGTGCGATAAGCTGGATGAGAAAATGACGGTGCCCGTGACGTCGAGGGTGTTGCATCTTGGCGTGCTTCCCCTGCCGCTGATCCGATGGCTGTTTTTAGGGCTTCCGCGATCATGTGGGATAGCGCAGCCATAGACGATGGATTTAGTGTCGTCATTTTAAAGTTAGTTTTTCTTCTCACAGTGAATCTCTCACAAGGGTAATGTACGTTACAGACTGTGGACCGTAAATCCGGAACTTCTGACACCAAATGTTCTGTATTTACTGTTGTGAGTTCACTGGTTTATTAGAAAAAATACTTCGGGTTTACACAATTCGTTTTATACGCGATAACAATGGCAATCggagagaaaagaagaagtcCAAAAAGCGCGGACGCAAGCGGCGTGGTCTGCTTGGATGACAGCTGTTGACGTCTGTCACTTATCCTGCGTTCACGTACATAACACAGGTGTTATTCAGTActtcagtcaatattttcatcaaccaaattcatacattttttacgatcaaattacgaaagaaatcattattatggcaataatccatgctattcatacgaaaacagcttcaaaactaagttatattgatattatacactgttttgaggcatccttgtttaccaccactataggaacacaatacgacgactataggaaccatacctccattataggtacaacgaagcaatcacaaaaatatgtattttttcgtaaatttgatgtgttttatggtaaaaatggttgtgattgcgaagataaaacatattccaactgttatgtgttgacatattcagaaattgtcgtttctgacactttaaatccattaaaatacaattgtactaccacaaattgcaccactattggtacatttaccctagatCTAGTTCGGAGAGATCAACGACCGGCAT encodes the following:
- the LOC1278717 gene encoding cytochrome P450 306a1 isoform X5; the encoded protein is MVDKAPQGLNPSPIIHHVLGNLLNDLVFGIKYEKNNVTWKYLQHLQEEGVKHIGVSMAVNFLPFLRYLPSTRRTINFLLSGKHQTHAIYDALISHQRSKLRSCDTFIEEQEECILTYFLKEAAKRQEAGRPDAAFCDDIQLRHLMADLFGAGVDTTFTTIRWALLYIALYPTVQKRLREELRQRLVVNEPPSLKDVEALPYLRATIAEVQRIRTVVPLGIPHGTTKEIKIGDFKIPSNTMIMPVVWAVHMNPILFNAPNTFKPERFLDLEGRFSIPNYFLPFQVGKRMCLGEELARNILHLYIANIVYHYDWIRISPEDAMLIDLTGNCGLTLTPPDYIIIFSKNNK
- the LOC1278717 gene encoding cytochrome P450 306a1 isoform X2; protein product: MIMLMCLVILLLFCCIFITLLSRHKKPPGPYGFPFIGCLTLIDPLKPYETFSRLARQYGTTYGLWMGQVYTVVLTDPTLIRTILSKDEATGRAPLFITHGIMGGHGIICAQGNLWRDQRRLSIDWLRKLGMVKYGCARLNLERRINSGLIEMLQDIDNMVDKAPQGLNPSPIIHHVLGNLLNDLVFGIKYEKNNVTWKYLQHLQEEGVKHIGVSMAVNFLPFLRYLPSTRRTINFLLSGKHQTHAIYDALISHQRSKLRSCDTFIEEQEECILTYFLKEAAKRQEAGRPDAAFCDDIQLRHLMADLFGAGVDTTFTTIRWALLYIALYPTVQKRLREELRQRLVVNEPPSLKDVEALPYLRATIAEVQRIRTVVPLGIPHGTTKEIKIGDFKIPSNTMIMPVVWAVHMNPILFNAPNTFKPERFLDLEGRFSIPNYFLPFQVGKRMCLGEELARNILHLYIANIVYHYDWIRISPEDAMLIDLTGNCGLTLTPPDYIIIFSKNNK
- the LOC1278717 gene encoding cytochrome P450 306a1 isoform X3: MVKYGCARLNLERRINSGLIEMLQDIDNMVDKAPQGLNPSPIIHHVLGNLLNDLVFGIKYEKNNVTWKYLQHLQEEGVKHIGVSMAVNFLPFLRYLPSTRRTINFLLSGKHQTHAIYDALISHQRSKLRSCDTFIEEQEECILTYFLKEAAKRQEAGRPDAAFCDDIQLRHLMADLFGAGVDTTFTTIRWALLYIALYPTVQKRLREELRQRLVVNEPPSLKDVEALPYLRATIAEVQRIRTVVPLGIPHGTTKEIKIGDFKIPSNTMIMPVVWAVHMNPILFNAPNTFKPERFLDLEGRFSIPNYFLPFQVGKRMCLGEELARNILHLYIANIVYHYDWIRISPEDAMLIDLTGNCGLTLTPPDYIIIFSKNNK
- the LOC1278717 gene encoding cytochrome P450 306a1 isoform X1, with amino-acid sequence MRIINPKSIKNKVSSKVQGESYWSGFVIRGSTVYSYKLYSYIMIMLMCLVILLLFCCIFITLLSRHKKPPGPYGFPFIGCLTLIDPLKPYETFSRLARQYGTTYGLWMGQVYTVVLTDPTLIRTILSKDEATGRAPLFITHGIMGGHGIICAQGNLWRDQRRLSIDWLRKLGMVKYGCARLNLERRINSGLIEMLQDIDNMVDKAPQGLNPSPIIHHVLGNLLNDLVFGIKYEKNNVTWKYLQHLQEEGVKHIGVSMAVNFLPFLRYLPSTRRTINFLLSGKHQTHAIYDALISHQRSKLRSCDTFIEEQEECILTYFLKEAAKRQEAGRPDAAFCDDIQLRHLMADLFGAGVDTTFTTIRWALLYIALYPTVQKRLREELRQRLVVNEPPSLKDVEALPYLRATIAEVQRIRTVVPLGIPHGTTKEIKIGDFKIPSNTMIMPVVWAVHMNPILFNAPNTFKPERFLDLEGRFSIPNYFLPFQVGKRMCLGEELARNILHLYIANIVYHYDWIRISPEDAMLIDLTGNCGLTLTPPDYIIIFSKNNK
- the LOC1278717 gene encoding cytochrome P450 306a1 isoform X4, which gives rise to MDIDNMVDKAPQGLNPSPIIHHVLGNLLNDLVFGIKYEKNNVTWKYLQHLQEEGVKHIGVSMAVNFLPFLRYLPSTRRTINFLLSGKHQTHAIYDALISHQRSKLRSCDTFIEEQEECILTYFLKEAAKRQEAGRPDAAFCDDIQLRHLMADLFGAGVDTTFTTIRWALLYIALYPTVQKRLREELRQRLVVNEPPSLKDVEALPYLRATIAEVQRIRTVVPLGIPHGTTKEIKIGDFKIPSNTMIMPVVWAVHMNPILFNAPNTFKPERFLDLEGRFSIPNYFLPFQVGKRMCLGEELARNILHLYIANIVYHYDWIRISPEDAMLIDLTGNCGLTLTPPDYIIIFSKNNK